The sequence CTCAAACCtcagccccccctccccgggACTAGGTGCCCGAAGCATCCTGTCccatccccccccaaaataagaTGCCAAGTTCCCAAGTGTGCCGTGGtgtgccaggcatggggagggctctgggagGGGCAGAGTGCAGTGGAGAGGGGGGGcgaggcaggctggggggcaccCAGTCATGCAGGTAAGCAGGACTGAGGAtggagtgctggggaggggggcaggggcatgCCAAGCTGCCTGTCTAGAGGTGTGTGTACCCTGAGAGTGGGGGATGAGCCCTGTCCCCAcggtgtgctgtggctgtgtgtgactaactggggtgggggttttggggCCACTGTTCACACTCCCCCCACACACTGCTCTGACTCCACAGAAAAACTTCGAGGAGCCCATTGCCCTGCAGGAGATGGACACCAGCAATGGGGTCCTGCTGCCCTTCTATGACGCCGACTCCAGCATTGTCTACCTCTGCGGGAAGGTaactgcagccctccctggttACCCCAGCCCTGGGCGCGCCGTGGCTGGCTGACACATGTCCCTACCCCCACAGGGGGACAGCAGTATCCGGTACTTCGAGATCACAGACGAGGCACCCTACGTGCACTACCTGAACACCTACAGCAGCAAGGAGCCGCAGCGGGGCATGGGCTTCATGCCCAAGCGTGGGCTGGATGTCAGCAAGTGTGAGATCGCCAGgtaggagctggggagggactgagGGGATCCAGAGGGCTCGCGGGACGACAACCACACCCTGACCACTCCTGTCCCACGCAGGTTCTTCAAGCTGCACGAGCGGAAGTGTGAGCCCATCGTCATGACGGTGCCACGCAAGGTGAGACCGTGGGGGGCCCAGGGGAGATGGGGGAGTCCGGGAACGCACACCCCGCCCCGAAATCACCGCTGTGTTCCTTGCCCCTGCAGTCAGACCTCTTCCAGGACGACCTGTACCCCGACACGCCGGGCCCCGAGCCCGCCCTGGAGGCAGATGAGTGGCTGTCGGGGAAGGATGCAGATCCCATCCTCATCTCGCTGCGGGATGGCTACGTCCCCGTCAAGAACCGAGAGCTGAAGGTGGTCAAAAAGAACATCCTGGAcaacaaacctcccctgggccgCCGCAGCCACTCCGTCTGCGACCCTGATTCCTCCGTGAGTGCTCTGGGACTGGGGATGTCCCAGCGGGGCTGTCCCCTGGCCTGGGGTGGGGTTGAGAAACCTGGAGGGGGCTCCACAGTAATGCCGTATGCCGTCCCTCCCTGTAGCGGCCAGCCttggaggaggtgctggaggagatcCGTGCCCTGAAGGAGACAGTCCAAGCGCAGGAGAAGCGCATCTCCGACCTGGAGAACAAACTCTGCCAGTTCACCAATGGCACGGACTAGCGTGGcggccatggccacagccatgggcagggcgaGGACTGCCCCGGCCCTCCCGGGGATTAAAGCCAAGTCCCCGCAGAGGGCAGGAGCCCAGAGCCGTGTTCTTTCCCCAGGAgccaaggctgcagggagggggtcGGACCGTGACCCACCCTCCACTGGCATCGGTTGCATCCTGCTCCCGGGGTGCCAATTCAGTGcccacaggctgggggtgctgagcatcCCTCCTCAGGGACCTGCAAGCTGGGCACCAGCATCCTCCCAGAATGGAGAGGCATCCCGGCCACCCCACCCAGGTCAGGATGCACTTGGGTACAGTGCTATATCCCCCCCTCCTTTGTGCCCTCCTCACCTCCCCTTGCCCCATCCCCCACTTTGGTGGGTGCTCCCAACCAGCTCTTTGCTTTTGGGTCCCCCTTTTTATTAAAGGGCTTCGGTGCCCATGACCACATGGCAGGTACAGGGGACATGGGATCACCCTGCTGGGGGGCCCTGTCTGCACCCCCATGCCCagacagccctggcacaggcagagagaggccGAGAGAGACAAACATTAAAGAGCCTTTATTGATGTTGGCCGCGGTCGGAGCTGCTCAGGCTCCCCTGGCCCAGATGTCGCTTGTGGGGTGCATGGTGGGGGGGGCACCGGCTACAAAAAGTCCCAGGGGAGTGAGCCgggccccccctgcagcccccagccccccatgtGCAAAGGAGGAGCAGCCCAAGGTTAGCACCATTTGACGTAAGGTTTCTCTCGGGGTCAGTGCCCGGGTAGAGGGGGTGCAACGCTGCCAAGGGTGGGGGGCATCCAAGCAGGGCAGAAGGGGTGTGAGCAGGGTAGAAGTGGTTGTGACACCAGGCAGCCTTTCACAGGCacccctcagctgccccagtAGACCCCCACACCGAGATGGGGGGTGGCTGTGCAGCCCCATGCTGGCGGGGGGATGCAATGGGGCTGAGCCTCCCCTACCCCTCCGTGTTGGCAGGCAGAGCACCTCCTGCGTAAGTGCACTTCGTAGCgcctgggcagggaggctgaggggactgggcagggccccccagctctggggagaccacagAGCCTCACATCACTGgcagcctcccccaccccccatttgGGGCAGGATGTGCCCCCAccccaggaggctgagcagcaccccaTAGGGTGGTTGTAGGGGGGCTAGGGCTGTCCCAGGGTGAGGTACAGTCTGTAGGGTTGTCCTCCCTAGCCCCTGgcaccccagctgcaggactgtcACTGCCATCCTGTCTTGCTATGGGGTGCTGCCCCCTGCATCTCAGTACTGCCTCAGCTATGGGGACAATCTCCCCAACGCTAAGGCCAAATCCTgcacacccccctccccatttgCCCTCCACAGTCCCTGGGCtggctccccccaccccactctctccctgtgccccccagacACAGCATTAGCTGTGTCTCCATCCCTGGTGGGAGGGGGCTCAGTGGGGACTCGGGGTCACTTCTCTGtcagtgagagctgcaggatccgctgcagctcctcctcctcctggcgcGTCCGGCGCTCCGCTTCCTCCTGCTCCCGTGCTGAGAGTGCCATGGCCAACCGCAGCTGCTCTGCGTAGCTGGGGAACAGGGCGCTGGGCCCCCCACCGCCCCccgctggggctggggtgaCAGGGGGACggggggctgctgtgtgctggggagtCCTGGGGGGTGGCAGGGTCTTCAGCGAGGGTCGCGGCGGGGCTGGCACCCATTCCCGCTGCCCCCCGGGGGGGTGCTGGCCAGGCCTTACCAACCTGTCTCCTCGGCGGCCTTCGTGTGACATGGGGTGGGTGCCCGGCTTGCTGTTAGTCAGTGCTTCCCAAATGGtgacctgcaggcagagggatgcTTGGAGGGTggcatccctccccagcatcccaaAATCCAGGCCCCACCTTTCATGAGCTCTGACCCCCCACTGCAGGACACAAGGATGGGTCAAGGTGGGGCGAGCATCCCAGGAGAAGCAttaggacaggctgggcag is a genomic window of Dryobates pubescens isolate bDryPub1 chromosome 13, bDryPub1.pri, whole genome shotgun sequence containing:
- the CORO6 gene encoding coronin-6 isoform X3; translation: MLLVLDNMHTDLIYNVGWNRNGSLLVTTCKDKKVRIIDPRKQQIVAERFAPHEGLRPVRAIFTREGHIFTTGFTRMSQRELGLWDPKNFEEPIALQEMDTSNGVLLPFYDADSSIVYLCGKGDSSIRYFEITDEAPYVHYLNTYSSKEPQRGMGFMPKRGLDVSKCEIARFFKLHERKCEPIVMTVPRKSDLFQDDLYPDTPGPEPALEADEWLSGKDADPILISLRDGYVPVKNRELKVVKKNILDNKPPLGRRSHSVCDPDSSRPALEEVLEEIRALKETVQAQEKRISDLENKLCQFTNGTD